In Melospiza melodia melodia isolate bMelMel2 chromosome 9, bMelMel2.pri, whole genome shotgun sequence, the genomic window CTCCTGCTTtcgggggagaaaaaaaatctggtttgcttttttttttttttttttactccttcTGTTTCCCATCACGATTTGGATTGCTAACATTTCTATCCCCACTAGGAGTCCCTGGTGGCTCCTGGCCCTTTTCTAAAGGACCAGCGGACAGCAGAGCCCCTGGGCTCCCATCAACCAGGAAGGAAGTGAATTGCAACCCACAGCCTGCCAGACTCCTATTTCAGACCTTAAGGTGATGCAAAACGACTTTAGGAAACTCCCCATGTCCAGCTTCCCCCTTCCTCCAGGTCCTGTCTGGACCTGAACAGCCAGAGCTGGAAGAGGACAGCCGTGACTAGAGAAGTCACCATGGGCAGGTTTGTGGATATTGCGGGCTGTGACACAAGAGGGATCTCAGTGGTGGCAGATACAGTGTACAGCAGAACCTGAACAGTGCTCATGAGTGGGAATCAGGTTGTCATTCCTAACTGAAGAGTTTGGGAAGAACAGTAAAAGAAGCAGGATTCAGCATAAGAAGGACAGCTATGCTGTGCTTGCTGAAGGACTCAGCAGgtaggacacagccaggacaggcctCAGTGAGAACACTGCAAATTCATGTCATACTTTGCCAAAGACTCAATCAATTGAGCATGTGCTAAAGCTGAGTTTGTTTTGTCTTATTTGGAGCTTTGGAAGATATTTCCTATCTTGACTCATTGAACACACTCCAACCACACACCTGCAACTTCTGGAGTGCATCCTCTCAGCAAGAGGCTGGCTAGCACGTCGTCACTTATGCAGGGCAAATCCTACTGAAAGCACATCTGACCACAGCTTTCACACCAGTTTACTTTTACATGTAGCACATGTAAGCTAACATCTGGCAAGAACACAACTATGTCCTGATCGAGATGGAGCTCATAGCAACAGATGGTGTTTGATACTGCAGGACCAGAGGGGCTCTACCTTAAACTGAGCATTATTTCCCTTCTGAGTTTTTCCCCTCTCTGGCCACACCTTTTTCTGGGTATAGCCACTACCACTATGGCTTTGCAGTCCCCTCAAGACCAAACACACTCTCAGCCTGCAGGTCACTGCCTAGCCCTAACACCCAGGTGATTTTGCTGCCATTGAGGCATGTCAGAGCAACCATGATATTGTACATTAGTATAACACGAGGCTAGCAATGCCCTGAACCAGACAGTGCCTCCAGTGCAGAAGGAAACTCTCTGCAAGCATACAgtagctctgcctgcaggcacgcAAGCAGCGCCGGTAGTTAGCAATCTAACAAGCAACATCTGCTGCCTATTTGGGGGCAAAGGATGAAAAGCCAGCAAAGAGTAGCCTAGAGATCCAGCTCCTCGAGACTGGGATTTTCATACTAAAGGGAAAAGCGTTTGGAAGAGAAAATCCAGCATCAAAATCAACGTTGCTGTGGCTCTGGAAGATACAAAATGCGACTAACCTAACCACCTCTTCAGCTTTACACAGTTACTGTCcgcgattttttttcttttttttcttttttatcttttttctttttttttttttttctttttttttttctttttttttttctttttttttgagccAGATCTTTATTTTGCCCGTTAAAGTGCGGCGAGAGATTGCCACCTTGTGGTTCCTTCTCCTGCAGTGCCGTGTTTTTCTTCCCACATGTTCCAGGCTGGATCAGTGGTTTCCAAACTGCTGTGCAGGGATTTCTAGTGACAAGGGTACTCTGTACAAGAATACCCTCCAAATACTTAATTAACTAGAAAAACACATCTGTAATTCACAGTCTTCAGTCCCTATACCTAGAAACTTATCACTAGAAAACCTTTCAGGAATCTAACTTGCAAGTTAATAAACATGAGTAATTAGTGGCATGGGTACATAGCTCCCAAACAGCAATACAAAACACAATGGCAGTGATGCAGAAAACCCTTTACAATATTCTAGCACCAAGAAGTCTGTGAGAAATTCAGGGCTGATGACAGCCTGCCATTGCTAAAACATGGGATGATCTCAGACAGTAGTTCCCACAAGGTCCTCATAAAGAaagagcagccatgtgctcatgcCCCCACCTTGCAGACAGGATGGCAGAACAGGACCAGGCTGTGCTGGTCCAGAGTCACTCTGGTACTGCTTAGGGCAGCTTATGAGATCTGTCCCTCAGGCAGCATAACCTGGGGCAAGGTCTGCACAAGTCTGTTACCAGGTGGCTCCTTCATCAATCATGCCCAGGTAGAGCACCAGGTAATATTTCCCGAGTGATACCAAAGGGGAGTTAGACAGTGGATGATCAGCAAGAGTTTGTGAAGCAGCACGAAGCCCCTGTGAACACCCAGTGAATTCatcacatttgaaaaaaaaaaaaatagctgccTCCCCCAGAGAGACAGAGTCTCTTGTAACACAGAAAGGAGCACAGATCCCCCGGTCGCTTTTCATGCCTGTCTGCCTGCTGACATACTGACACATAAAGTGACCTATTTTCATGGAAGCAACAATGAGTGAATAATCAGAATTTTTCGGGCACTTCCTTTGCCTCCATGACATTTTCTAGCTTACTGCTTTGCCACTACTGAGCCTGTTGCAGTTGTAAGCAACTGCTTTCCAATTCTCCAGCCTCCTTTCAAATTTGTCGTGAATGTTGGTCCAGGGAAGACACAAAAGTTTAAGGAGTCACCTAAGTCCATTCTTGAGCACATACTTCTGAAGCTAATAAACCCTAGCAACATTCCCCATCAGGTCTAGACACGAGAATAAATGTAGCTACAGTGTGGTACATTTGTTTCCTAGAAAGACTGCAAATCTAACGACTACTCACCCtccattaaaaaatcccaaacaaacaaaaaaaatcaaaccactcCCACGGGAAGAAGGGAAATTAATCTGAACTGAAAAGCTGAAGAGTAGGGCCTTGACAGATAACAGAGGGAGGCTGAATGCAAATTCCAGCTCCAGAGAGTGCTGGCAGAAACCCCTCAGCAAACCCCGACCGCGCAGCGCAGGGGAGGCGCAGCCCCCGCTGCGCAGCCCCAGGCAGGGTACCAGGGATGGCAGCGGGAGCCAGCGCGGccgcggggctggggcagagctcgCAGCCCACTCTGGCTGCCAGCGCTGGGCCCTGCCCCGTATCGCTGCCGGCGTGCTCCGCCGTGGATCGGCCAGCATCTCACCCGGTGCGGGGAGAGCGCGCGGTGCCGCCCGCCGCGGGGATGCTCCTGCTCGGCGCGGGCTGGCGAACTCCTGGGTCCCTGCACAGCGTCCCGGTtggcggccccgctccgccggcccctcccgccggggcGCCGCAGGCCGGCTCCTGGTCGCACGTGGCGCGGCGGCCGCCCGCCCCCCGGCCCACGTGTGCCGCCGCGCCGTGCAGTGcagtgccgtgccgtgccgtgccgtgccgtgccggctCCCCGCTGCAGTCCCGGGGCCGGCACAGcggcatggcggcggcggcgggcccgggccgcggcggcagcggcggcggcagctggGGCCGGAGCCGGGGCGCCGTGCTGCTGCTCTTCTTCTCGCTGTCGCCGCGGCCGCCGGCCGGGGCCgcctggctgctggggctgcGGCCCGAGGACACGACGCCGGGCCGGGTGTCTCTGGAGGGCGGCGCGGTGCAGGCGGCGGAGGGCAGCCGCTTCCTCCTGCGCCTCTACTTCCAGCCGCAGCCCGAGGGCAACGGCAGCCGCGGGCCGGCGGGGGAGCGGGAGCCGCGGCTGGTCTTCAtcgaggaggcggcggcggggagcaCGGCGGCGCGGGGCCCGGCGGAGCGGTGCCGGGAGCGCAGCGCCTGGGCCTCGGACGTGGAGGTGGTGGGGCCGCTGCGCTCGGGCGGCGCGGCGGGCTCGGCGCTGGCCGAGGTGCGGGTGCGGGAGCCGCGCaagggcgaggcggcggcggcgccgggcgggcggCTCTTCTCGCTGTGCGCCTGGGACGGGCGGGCCTGGGCGCACCACGGCGCGGCCGGCGGCTTCTTGCTGCGGGTGCGGCCGGCCGCCCCGCCGCTGGGCACTtggctgctgccgctgcccgaggcgggctggctgcgggcgctgggcgccctgctgctgctggggctgtcgGCGCTGTTCAGCGGGCTGCGCCTCTCGCTGCTCTCGCTGGACCCGCTGGAGCTCCGCGTCCTGCGCAACAGCGGCTCGGCCGCCGAGCGGGAGCAGGCGCGGCGGGTGCAGGCggtgcgcggcggcggcggcacctaCCTGCTGTGcacgctgctgctggggcaggcgGGGGCCAACGCGgccctggccggctggctctgcGCCTCCCTGCCCGGCGgcgggccggcggcggcggccggcgggCCGCGGGGAGCGCCCTGGCTGCCGGTGCTGCTGTGCACCGCCGCCGTGTTCCTGGGCGGCGAGGTGCTGCCCTATTCGGTGTGCTCGCGGCACGGGCTGGCCATCGCCTCCCGCACGCTCTGCCTCACCCGGCTGCTGATGCTGGCCGCCTTCCCCCTGTGCTACCCGCTCAGCCGGTTGCTGGACTGGGCGCTGCGGCAGGAGCTCAGCGTCTTCTCTACGCGGGAGCGGCTGCTGGAGACGCTGCGCGCCGCGGGCCCCCACGGCGACCTGGTGCGGGAGGAGCTGGCCATGGTGCAGGGCGCGCTGGAGCTACGCACCAAGGTGGTGGAGGATGTGCTGACACCGCTGGCCGACTGCTTCATGCTCCGGGCCGATGCTGTGCTGGACTTCGCCACCGTCTCTGAGATCCTCCGATCTGGCTACACACGCATTCCAGTCTATGAGGGTGACCGGCGCGACAACATTGTCGACCTGCTCTTTGTCAAAGACCTGGCCTTTGTCGACCCTGATGACTGCACTCCCCTGCAGACTGTCACCCGCTTCTACCGCCGCCCGCTCCACTGCGTCTTCAATGACACACGCCTCGACACGCTGCTCGAGGAGTTCAAGAAGGGTGAGGTCGCCGGGCCACCCTCCGCACCCCCCGGGCTTCCCCTGCACCCCTCTGCACCCCCAATGGTTTCCAGGTCAGCAGCCTCCACGGGCAGCCCTGCATGGCCTCCTGGCAGGATGTGGCAGGtaccagggatgctggggggagtCGGTCCCTGCATGTGCTGGTGTGTCGATGACCCTGGTGTCGCCTGGTGGAAGAGCCCCGGTGCATTGAGGGCCAGCAGCCCTTGATGTCCCTGTGATGTTATGAACACTTAAGAGCCTTTGGCCTCACAGGCTCAGCAGGTGAGCCTGTCACCCAGAGGCTGATGGCAGCAATGGCCTGGCAGCACGGGCATGGCACCTGCCTTGCACCATTGCCCAGACTGCTCTGTTCTGTACAAGGGAGTTTATCACAGGAAATTGCTTCTCATGACTTAGCTTTCACATTTTCAGCTTGGCAATGAGAAGGAGGTCTATAAAGTGTTTCTATGCAAGTGGtttaaagaaagaagaaaagattaAGCCCTTAGAAAGAGCTGTGCTTTTTTTGCAGCTGTGACAGCATTCATAatgcagcagctgccagcagcccGAGAGATGCTGAGAGCTGTATTTCATTAAGCATACCTTGAGAATACGCACAGCATGTGTTTTTCTCTCCCCCTGGGAGCTGTGTTTTGCCGCGTGCTACTCACTACGTCATGCTGTGGTGAGTGAGCCCAGGAatggctgcagcagtggcagctgcatTATGTAATGCGGGAGGGCAGCGCTGGGCTCCGGGCTGCTGGCGCCGCTCTGCCGCAGGCTCAGCTGGTCAGATGAGAAGGGCCAACCTGGCCCACTCCAGAGACAGAGAAAGCCTCTCTGTGAGTCATCTCCTGCTCGTTTGTGGaggtgggaggaggagagggcaggACGTTTCTCAGTGTGCCAGGAATGTGCTCATCAGATACATGCAGGTCAGCATCTTCTCCGGAGATGTTCGGCTGTGTTCCCGCACCACCCAGGATCACAGGCAGAGGAGTTCTGTGTGCCACCACCTGCCCTCTCTGCCCCTCAGCAGGACTGGAGACTCCCAAGAGAGAAAATCAGAAATTTCCTGGTTTTTGAACAAGACTGTTAGCAAAAGCATTGGCATTGTTCTCTGGGTTCAACCTTGGTGAGCTGCAGTAGTCCATGCCCGCCCCCTTCCCCCCATGCCAGGTGTCTCTTGTCTTCCTAATGCCTTATGTGCTTCACAGTTCCTTCCTAGCTGTGTCTCCCTGCAATAGCGCTGAGGTTCACCTGAGGTCTCTTCTACCTCTTTCTTGTCTAGAGATGTCACATGATTTTGGCACCCTCTCCCTTGATGAGGCTCCCCTGCAATTTATCTGATTTACTTTGATACACTTCCCCTTCCAAATTTCTTCTCCAGCATGGCACCCTATGGGTCAATAGACCTATAAAAATGGGCTTGTGGTTGCTTGGTTCCCTGTCCTTTGcttgctgtcctctgtgccctccTTAAACAGAGCTGTTTGGTGtgtgctgctctgtgagctcGTGGGTATGGTAACAAACCTTGCTACCTGCCCTGCACTCTCATATGCTGGTCTTCATCTCCGATGAAGATTATCCATCCTTCTTTAACATTGCTCCTTTAAACTCTTGGCATATCACTTCAGGTTCTTCCTCCTTTGTATCTGTCTGCCACTGTGGCCTTCTGGGGTGTTTTGCTACAGCCCCTATTTAGAGCTGTGCCTAAACCCTTTATCTGTTGCCACCTCACTTCTCCTTGTCTT contains:
- the CNNM1 gene encoding metal transporter CNNM1 yields the protein MAAGASAAAGLGQSSQPTLAASAGPCPVSLPACSAVDRPASHPVRGERAVPPAAGMLLLGAGWRTPGSLHSVPVGGPAPPAPPAGAPQAGSWSHVARRPPAPRPTCAAAPCSAVPCRAVPCRAGSPLQSRGRHSGMAAAAGPGRGGSGGGSWGRSRGAVLLLFFSLSPRPPAGAAWLLGLRPEDTTPGRVSLEGGAVQAAEGSRFLLRLYFQPQPEGNGSRGPAGEREPRLVFIEEAAAGSTAARGPAERCRERSAWASDVEVVGPLRSGGAAGSALAEVRVREPRKGEAAAAPGGRLFSLCAWDGRAWAHHGAAGGFLLRVRPAAPPLGTWLLPLPEAGWLRALGALLLLGLSALFSGLRLSLLSLDPLELRVLRNSGSAAEREQARRVQAVRGGGGTYLLCTLLLGQAGANAALAGWLCASLPGGGPAAAAGGPRGAPWLPVLLCTAAVFLGGEVLPYSVCSRHGLAIASRTLCLTRLLMLAAFPLCYPLSRLLDWALRQELSVFSTRERLLETLRAAGPHGDLVREELAMVQGALELRTKVVEDVLTPLADCFMLRADAVLDFATVSEILRSGYTRIPVYEGDRRDNIVDLLFVKDLAFVDPDDCTPLQTVTRFYRRPLHCVFNDTRLDTLLEEFKKGKSHLAIVQRVNNEGEGDPFYEVMGIVTLEDVIEEIIKSEILDETDLYTDNRKKERVPHRGRKPQDFSIFRLSESEMKVKISPQLLLATHRFMATEVEPFKSPYLSEKILLRLLKHPNVIQELKFDRKNKKAAEHYLYQRNRPVDYFVLILQGKVQVEVGKEGLRFENGAFTYYGVPAIMAVVSSENDVRKMGSLAGSSFLLPVSVSRTFAFSRGDSLAGSPVNRSPSRCSGLNRSESPNREDYGGSSTQLHSSSNNIYTPDYSVHILCDVQFVKVTRQQYHNALVASRMDSSPQSPDMEAFDRDSTKASTARGTPQTPKEDPAILLNERNSIMCSRSEGLRSPSESVFLRMEGIPFIQEELADNEENSKRQNSECCGTILEAESPGREAGTSSSPSSSEEALGKRLLRSLSGRKQRTSSEGEKSPEESSNLAPLIT